Proteins from one Malaya genurostris strain Urasoe2022 chromosome 2, Malgen_1.1, whole genome shotgun sequence genomic window:
- the LOC131431386 gene encoding nipped-B protein, whose product MGDRDIPSVPITTLAGLTSLSDLLSELPISDSLATGSTTLNRSLLFHPRVAEEANNLLATRDDSLIGQLVTAIEQTNSDHIELKDQYAQQSPSKQLQEGPLLLQSIHSCRPDVFSMPQTHQQQILTQQQKMISTSQAQVFNFSSEHYSSIQTHHQPLQAQQQQQQQQQSQFYTNQFLQTHSPQHQQQIVFSQPPITIHHPNHPPVVVQQQQQPQQTTVQLAHLSHPIPTNLPFQHQQQQQQLQSQQQQQPSPPKVIIRQQVINLQNIPYSNSSENHQLQQQQQLFQQQLHQQQQQQQQQHNQNVSVTHQSVIQNQQMQVQHQQQRTAVDPHRTVIQQPQQPILATGSTLANALPVSGPVRQVITQQHQLPNHVPQQPQQQPHPVLQQITHQQQPVPLQPHQYVINKNSASPNQHHPQQHLVNSMQQQQQQPQQHQHYVAVAKEQSRPAANEQSQLKNGNSTLNNHQYPHPQTLQQHPNNLMKTPEAAPRNSEYLQQQQSKHLDSRGRPSPAQGTTAPETDQTHTTLRKPQDPQQTQAVTPAVQQVNQQVTTPYKPRPLDTSARTPAATPGTPTSTAQRPISVSGALQRVANAIPPKPALAPITSIGVTGALMRTPTTTTAPIIPNTPQPQQQTAQPTQPTVRKPERVNLKKLCKMMELTEVDSLTLKKCSIRMERLNEEHLLLMQEGLKKFSIAEPKAAMRLGLVKKSNEMIFSKMKEDERRYTGLLAKRRAQYDAADPEDMFSKPKLRRVERVVAPVVKKLSKEELMNTNTYQRFMSIMNKIFDQLDETEAPSLDDGDEQQDCIATSMLSSIGAEAAKLKARNAIEAIPENKLTLLITYAMRSIHSAKNLSGSELQDDLVGDDCIEKILNAMEAALLICSIYTCKNTKFLQEDNIDAIIKFVQFQLRETVFPSYDPVYSVETKKKVDGKKTKKIPSYQQKGLSILYTKIVELGKLLVTMFEKFHFVDTIVIHASALGVEPFFVDNIETLQFVCLDLVTSIFQNEKYSHHRRNIVADILSSIDRLPHSKRNLRPYKLVNNAGNIQMMTALVLQLIQCAVILPESFGDNNPKKANNDAVINSSNPKSVDLFIIGKYDTALSIGGNFLATFLDKCKSRSSETDFRPLFENFIHDLLTTVNKPEWPASELLLSLLGTMLVKKMSDKGVEQSIRVVSLEYLGIVAARLRKDTVESRCKVRTMDSLIKYIKIEQEKEGDEYQKNSKFQLNEEEERTEFLQKILLDFLAANAQEGNIVWNHARHFYITQWYRDIIQRKKCIADGEKGYASRKKQAKKRKKYHTESDESDGGGNDSDIDEIKPDVDQELNSEIFRLLDIRKTNYLAQICPFGGSGLNATVSEIKTYIDYNNANLIAQYLASKRSFSQSFDKYLQKIILVVREPVVAIRTRAMKCLGNIVEVDQMVLARKDMQMGVHQKLLDTAISVREAAVDLVGKYILSDPDLIDQYYEMISQRILDTGVSVRKRVIKILRDICIEYPEQDKIPDICVKMIRRVNDEEGIQKLVMDVFMTMWFTPCNPSDKGAMDRKITQIIDVVCSSHETGTQGFDALLKSIFEPKESKEDSKAKKEIPKTLIKACQQIVDGLVDATMKLESSENKKLVGCITALHLFAKIQPHLLVNHAMTLEPYLNIRCQNAINYKFISSVAEILEQVVPLMEHPSEIFLADLESHLMMLVVTQSQAVVLSCVSCLSAVVNRITKNYTLIRDCFSKFYYKGLVSSKEKIMSDPTVPIEQLYRPQFRRSIYTVGLIMRYFDFKQPAVYGGGEDAQGALPASICEEVYNTLAFFLSCSHSEICKETLLSMGNFCVKNYEYLTKTELREYYNYLLTQETVLTDMKINVLKNILMYLTEEENKMVRNDKEWAKQSQTEDLKEMGDVSSGMASRVIQIYLKEILRSFLHRDTGVRMWAMRVVEIVLRQGLVHPVQIVPYLICLSTDPEKEVAHSADRHLQEIDKQYPGFVNMKSHAGMQYSYELQVLLQTHDDRSIVRGYRIKDPQEPPTAMNGFLYTLLRNTKPQRRALVQSITKQFDDGKISLKQMLYLADNLAYFPYVVQDEPLYIIHHIDVLISVTGTNLLATFREGLKPPPGAENNPDQKPNPLEDDDDDDQDVILGRLPEDTTELQNCITSAQGCMLLLILKQHLKDIYGITDCKISRYSPSETGKIYDKAMQRRSNSMFDPKATIALLQEKRSAEGVQEDKTRTELVQRYLDFKQLMLRLDPDDPDLLDDDDRLPAKGSEPNSITTPVKQPGTTDVPGANNANSTPATNDTGNGAHVNNVHNTTTSGSSTTQVTRTPKSALRTATANSSSAARKAQPSRSARKKRRKISSSEEDESDASDMDYD is encoded by the exons ATGGGTGATCGAGATATACCGAGTGTTCCAATTACAACTTTGGCTGGTCTGACAAGTCTATCGGATC TGCTCAGTGAACTCCCGATATCAGACTCACTTGCCACCGGATCCACCACGTTAAATCGTTCACTGTTGTTTCATCCGCGAGTGGCCGAGGAAGCTAACAATCTGCTAGCCACGAGGGACGATAGTCTCATCGGGCAATTAGTGACTGCGATTGAACAGACCAATTCGGATCACATAGAACTGAAGGATCAGTATGCTCAGCAATCGCCCAGCAAGCAGTTGCAAGAGGGTCCACTTTTATTACAATCTATCCATTCCTGCCGACCGGACGTGTTCAGCATGCCCCAGACACATCAACAGCAGATCTTGACTCAACAGCAGAAAATGA TATCTACATCACAAGCCCAAGTTTTTAATTTCTCAAGCGAACACTACTCTTCCATACAAACACACCATCAGCCGTTGCAagcgcaacaacaacaacagcaacagcagcagtcgCAGTTTTACACAAATCAGTTTCTGCAGACGCATTCGCCGCAGCATCAGCAGCAAATTGTATTCAGTCAGCCCCCAATTACCATCCACCATCCCAATCACCCACCAGTGGTCgttcagcagcagcaacaaccgcAACAAACGACGGTTCAATTAGCGCACCTGAGCCATCCTATTCCCACCAACCTTCCCTTTCAAcatcagcagcaacagcaacaactgcagtcacaacagcaacaacaaccatCTCCCCCAAAAGTCATCATTCGCCAGCAAGTTATTAACCTTCAAAATATTCCTTACTCCAACTCTTCAGAAAATCACCAgcttcaacaacagcagcaacttTTTCAACAACAGTTAcaccagcaacaacaacaacaacaacagcaacacaaTCAAAACGTTTCTGTGACACACCAGTCGGTTATACAAAAccaacagatgcaggttcaacatcaacaacagcGAACAGCGGTTGATCCACATCGAACTGTAATTCAGCAGCCACAACAGCCAATATTGGCCACCGGTAGTACTCTCGCGAATGCACTTCCAGTATCAGGACCTGTGAGGCAAGTGATCACACAACAGCACCAATTACCCAACCATGTTCCCCAGCAACCACAGCAGCAGCCGCATCCTGTGTTGCAACAG ATAACGCATCAACAGCAACCAGTGCCACTTCAGCCGCATCAATATGTGATAAACAAAAATAGTGCCTCCCCCAATCAGCACCACCCACAGCAACATTTGGTCAACAgtatgcagcagcagcagcagcagcctcaGCAGCATCAGCATTATGTTGCGGTTGCGAAAGAACAATCTCGTCCAGCTGCAAATGAGCAATCTCAGTTGAAGAATGGTAACAGTACCTTAAACAATCATCAGTATCCTCACCCGCAGACCCTACAGCAGCATCCAAATAACCTCATGAAGACTCCGGAGGCAGCTCCACGCAATAGTGAATATCTGCAACAACAACAAAGCAAGCATCTGGATTCCCGAGGGAGGCCATCACCCGCTCAAGGTACAACTGCACCCGAAACCGACCAAACCCATACCACTCTGCGTAAACCGCAAGACCCCCAGCAGACTCAAGCCGTTACTCCTGCCGTGCAGCAAGTAAATCAGCAGGTGACTACACCATACAAACCCAGACCACTTGATACGTCAGCTCGAACGCCTGCTGCTACACCAGGAACTCCGACATCCACTGCCCAAAGGCCTATATCTGTTTCCGGAGCGCTACAGCGAGTTGCAAACGCAATTCCTCCGAAGCCAGCACTGGCACCGATAACTTCCATTGGCGTCACGGGAGCTCTAATGAGGACACCAACAACGACTACCGCTCCGATAATTCCTAACACCCCTCAACCACAACAGCAAACAGCGCAACCTACGCAACCTACTGTAAGGAAACCTGAACGAGTCAATCTCAAAAAGCTCTGCAAAATGATGGAGTTGACCGAAGTGGATAGTTTAACGCTGAAGAAATGTTCAATTCGAATGGAAAGGTTGAACGAGGAACATCTTCTATTGATGCAAGAAGGTCTGAAGAAGTTTTCGATAGCAGAACCGAAAGCTGCAATGCGGCTTGGTTTGGTAAAGAAAAGCAATGAAATGATATTCAGTAAAATGAAGGAAGACGAACGACGGTATACTGGTTTGTTGGCGAAACGAAGGGCACAGTATGACGCGGCTGATCCGGAAGATATGTTCAGTAAGCCCAAACTGAGACGGGTTGAAAGGGTTGTCGCTCCGGTGGTGAAAAAACTTTCTAAAGAGGAACTAATGAATACGAATACCTACCAGAGGTTTATGTCGATCATGAACAAAATTTTCGATCAGCTAGATGAAACCGAAGCGCCCAGCTTAGACGATGGTGATGAGCAGCAAGATTGCATTGCCACGAGCATGTTGAGTAGCATAGGGGCGGAGGCAGCTAAACTGAAAGCTCGCAATGCGATCGAAGCTATTCCGGAGAACAAACTAACCCTGCTGATAACGTACGCAATGAGATCTATCCATTCTGCTAAAAACCTCAGTGGGTCTGAACTGCAGGATGATTTGGTTGGAGACGATTGTATCGAAAAAATTCTCAACGCTATGGAGGCAGCGCTGTTGATTTGTTCAATCTATACTTGCAAGAATACCAAGTTTCTGCAAGAGGACAACATCGATGCGATAATCAAGTTTGTGCAATTCCAGTTGCGTGAAACGGTGTTTCCCTCCTACGATCCTGTGTATTCGGTCGAAACGAAGAAAAAAGTTGACgggaagaaaacgaaaaaaataccgAGCTACCAGCAGAAaggtttatcgatattgtaCACTAAAATTGTAGAATTGGGTAAACTGTTGGTAACAATGTTCGAAAAATTCCACTTTGTGGATACCATTGTGATCCATGCGTCTGCCCTTGGAGTGGAGCCATTCTTCGTAGACAACATTGAAACGCTTCAGTTTGTGTGTCTCGATTTGGTGacatcaatttttcaaaatgaaaagtattcACACCATCGGCGAAACATTGTCGCGGACATTCTTTCGTCGATCGATCGTCTTCCGCACTCGAAACGGAATCTCCGTCCGTACAAGCTTGTCAATAACGCGGGTAATATTCAAATGATGACTGCTTTGGTACTTCAGTTGATTCAGTGCGCCGTCATACTACCGGAATCCTTTGGAGATAATAACCCGAAAAAGGCAAACAACGACGCTGTGATCAATAGCAGTAACCCGAAGTCCGTCGATTTGTTCATTATCGGAAAATACGATACGGCCCTAAGTATTGGAGGTAATTTTCTGGCGACTTTCTTGGATAAGTGTAAAAGCCGCTCAAGCGAAACGGACTTTCGTCCTTTGTTCGAGAATTTCATCCACGATCTGTTAACTACAGTTAACAAACCAGAATGGCCGGCATCGGAGCTGCTCCTTAGTTTGCTAGGGACAATGTTGGTAAAAAAGATGTCCGACAAAGGGGTGGAGCAATCAATTCGAGTGGTTTCATTGGAATATCTCGGAATTGTAGCCGCACGCCTACGGAAGGACACGGTGGAATCTAGGTGCAAAGTACGAACGATGGATTCCCTCATAAAGTACATTAAAATCGAACAGGAGAAGGAAGGGGATGAGTAccaaaaaaattccaaattccagttGAACGAGGAAGAGGAAAGGActgaatttttgcaaaaaattctgctggattttttagCAGCGAATGCACAAGAAGGCAACATCGTGTGGAACCATGCACGACACTTCTACATCACGCAATGGTATCGAGACATCATCCAACGGAAGAAATGCATCGCCGATGGCGAAAAGGGAtatgcgtccaggaagaagcaggcgaaaaaacgtaaaaaataccaCACTGAATCCGACGAGTCCGATGGCGGTGGAAACGACTCCGACATCGACGAAATAAAGCCTGATGTGGATCAGGAGCTAAACAGTGAAATCTTCCGGTTGCTGGACATTCGGAAGACTAATTACCTAGCACAAATCTGTCCGTTCGGTGGAAGTGGCCTGAACGCCACGGTCAGCGAAATAAAAACCTACATCGACTACAACAATGCGAATCTGATTGCCCAATACCTAGCGAGTAAGCGATCATTTTCCCAGAGTTTCGACAAATACCTTCAGAAAATCATTCTTGTCGTACGCGAACCGGTCGTCGCGATACGAACGCGAGCCATGAAATGTCTTGGCAATATCGTGGAGGTGGATCAGATGGTACTGGCTCGAAAGGATATGCAGATGGGAGTACACCAGAAGTTACTTGACACTGCCATTTCGGTGCGAGAAGCCGCGGTGGATCTGGTGGGAAAGTATATTCTTTCCGATCCGGATTTAATTGATCAGTATTATGAGATGATATCGCAGAGGATATTG gATACGGGTGTATCAGTGAGAAAACGGGTTATCAAAATATTACGCGACATTTGCATCGAATATCCGGAACAGGATAAGATTCCGGACATTTGTGTGAAGATGATCCGAAGGGTCAACGATGAAGAAGGAATTCAGAAACTTGTGATGGATGTTTTTATGACGATGTGGTTTACGCCGTGCAATCCTAGCGATAAG GGTGCCATGGATAGGAAAATTACTCagattatcgatgtcgtttgctCGTCCCATGAGACAGGAACTCAGGGTTTTGATGCGTTACTGAAATCG attttcgaacCAAAAGAGAGCAAAGAAGATTCGAAGGCGAAAAAGGAAATACCGAAAACGCTAATCAAAGCTTGCCAGCAGATCGTCGATGGCCTGGTGGATGCGACAATGAAACTGGAAAGCTCAGAAAATAAAAAGCTTGTCGGTTGCATCACTGCGTTGCACCTTTTCGCCAAAATACAACCGCATTTGTTGGTGAATCATGCGATGACTCTGGAACCGTATCTTAATATACGCTGCCAGAATGCTATAAACTATAAGTTTATCAGTAGTGTAGCCGAAATTTTAGAACAG GTGGTTCCTCTGATGGAGCATCCTAGCGAGATTTTCCTTGCTGACCTGGAGTCGCATCTGATGATGCTGGTTGTCACACAAAGTCAGGCAGTAGTGTTAAGTTGTGTGTCCTGTCTGTCGGCGGTTGTAAATAGAATTACCAAGAACTATACCTTAATACGAGACTGTTTCTCCAA ATTTTACTACAAAGGCCTAGTGTCCAGCAAGGAAAAAATAATGAGTGATCCGACGGTACCGATTGAGCAGTTATACAGGCCACAATTTCGGCGAAGTATCTACACCGTGGGATTGATTATGCGGTATTTCGATTTCAAACAACCGGCTGTCTACGGTGGAGGCGAGGATGCACAAG GAGCGCTACCGGCAAGTATTTGTGAAGAGGTTTACAACACATTGGCGTTTTTTCTATCGTGCAGTCATAGTGAAATCTGCAAGGAAACCCTACTGTCGATGGGTAACTTCTGTGTGAAGAACTACGAATATCTGACCAAAACGGAACTGCGAGAATACTATAATTATCTGCTAACACAGGAAACGGTGCTGACGGACATGAAGATTAACGTGCTGAAGAATATTCTCATGTATCTGACGGAAGAGGAGAACAAGATGGTTCGGAATGACAAAGAAT GGGCGAAACAATCGCAAACAGAGGACTTGAAGGAAATGGGGGACGTATCATCTGGTATGGCGAGTAGGGTGATTCAGATATACCTCAAGGAAATTTTGCGAAGTTTCTTGCACCGTGATACTGGTGTTCGAATGTGGGCGATGCGCGTGGTCGAGATCGTGCTACGGCAAGGTCTGGTACATCCCGTACAAATAGTTCCTTATTTAATATGCCTAAGTACGGACCCGGAGAAAGAG GTTGCACATAGTGCCGATCGTCATCTACAGGAAATCGATAAGCAGTATCCAGGTTTTGTTAATATGAAATCTCACGCCGGTATGCAGTACTCATATGAATTACAAGTCTTGCTACAGACGCATGACGACCGTAGTATAGTTAGAGGTTATAG AATCAAAGACCCCCAGGAGCCACCAACTGCGATGAACGGTTTCTTATACACTTTGTTACGTAATACCAAACCCCAGAGGCGGGCACTAGTGCAGTCCATCACGAAACAATTCGACGATGGAAAAATTTCGCTGAAACAAATGCTCTATTTGGCGGACAATCTAGCGTACTTTCCGTATGTGGTGCAGGATGAACCATTGTACATAATCCATCATATTGATGTGCTAATTTCCGTTACCGGCACTAATTTGTTGGCCACGTTCCGGGAAGGACTTAAGCCTCCGCCTGGCGCGGAGAACAATCCCGATCAGA AGCCAAATCCACTGgaggatgacgatgatgatgatcagGATGTAATCCTTGGTCGTCTACCGGAGGACACAACCGAACTGCAGAACTGTATCACCTCAGCACAaggatgcatgcttctgttaaTACTCAAGCAGCATTTGAAGGATATCTATGGCATCACAGACTG taaaatttctCGATACTCTCCATCGGAAACGGGTAAGATCTACGATAAAGCAATGCAGCGACGATCAAACTCTATGTTCGATCCAAAAGCAACAATCGCTTTGCTTCAAGAGAAACGATCGGCCGAAGGGGTCCAGGAAGATAAAACCAGAACAGAGCTTGTGCAGCGGTATTTGGAT